From Planctomycetota bacterium, the proteins below share one genomic window:
- a CDS encoding O-antigen ligase family protein, which yields MTEPAAPRSASLLDRTALFLAALGLILRVAVGGAVAGTGLNLLIHLLFWLALAVAFLAHTLRGGGTWLLTGIEFPLLAFSIAVLASTRSASHLLPALERAFGFLSLALLLVGAIQSFRKADMVAAFLALLPLLALYAFAQYFFYFPRLLDDYDPGTLGPLTRDLEARVRGREIFATFLGPNQFAGFLALTIPLAAGAALDVRRAGPRAWTPWAAGAALGIAALAQTGSRGAWVSLAAGGAAFAGLALTRRRGRAALVTGAGAAGVLLLALTIFGPLLEKLASASASMHCRRVYWEAAVRTAARAPILGVGLDNYEDCFTQLKSDVQQESTKVHNDYLQLLAETGAAGLLSFLALVGFVLSRALRREAIPAPDPPETGTWIWPAAGAAGFLLAWLSGGPLPPEAALLLAAAWPWAWRLAAPSRRAWSAGDAAWTRLGAAAGLLAFLLHMTVEFDLYEWGTAAAFFLALGLNLLLAGRAAPLNLPRGAAAAAAVLTLLVALPLLVAAAPRALAADRELEAARRALLRGDAPEAVRHAQAAERHNPAASEAYALHAEGRFALWKTLREHPSSRTDPALVQELSEHEEIALEALTSALRLRPRSSPLHDRKASLHRAFGAFAEGRSGALARARAAEHARLAREHARRAVELYPTAARPRYALARLLDEQGFAEEARREYAEALRLSERAAAEPFPQEHLRLSPDQEAECRRKARAP from the coding sequence ATGACTGAGCCCGCCGCGCCCCGGTCCGCGAGCCTCCTCGACCGGACCGCGCTCTTTCTGGCGGCCCTGGGGCTGATCCTCCGCGTCGCCGTCGGCGGAGCCGTCGCGGGAACGGGACTCAACCTCCTGATTCACCTTCTCTTCTGGCTGGCTCTCGCCGTGGCTTTTCTCGCCCACACCCTCCGCGGCGGCGGAACGTGGCTTCTGACGGGGATCGAGTTCCCTCTCCTGGCGTTTTCGATCGCCGTCCTGGCCTCGACGCGGAGCGCTTCCCATCTCCTGCCGGCCCTGGAACGCGCCTTCGGATTCCTTTCCCTCGCGCTCCTGCTCGTCGGCGCGATCCAATCCTTCCGGAAAGCCGATATGGTGGCGGCGTTCCTGGCGCTCCTTCCGCTCTTGGCGCTCTACGCGTTCGCCCAGTATTTCTTTTATTTCCCCCGACTGCTCGACGACTACGACCCCGGCACCCTCGGCCCCCTCACGCGGGACCTCGAGGCGCGCGTCCGGGGCCGGGAGATTTTCGCCACGTTCCTGGGTCCGAACCAGTTCGCCGGATTTCTGGCGCTGACGATCCCTTTGGCCGCCGGGGCGGCGCTCGATGTGCGACGGGCGGGTCCGCGCGCGTGGACCCCTTGGGCGGCGGGGGCGGCGCTGGGAATTGCGGCTCTGGCGCAAACGGGATCGCGGGGCGCCTGGGTGTCGCTGGCGGCGGGCGGCGCGGCCTTCGCCGGTCTGGCCCTCACGCGCCGCCGGGGCCGCGCCGCGCTCGTGACCGGAGCCGGGGCGGCGGGAGTACTCCTCCTGGCCCTGACGATCTTCGGCCCGCTCCTCGAGAAGCTCGCCTCCGCCAGCGCTTCGATGCACTGCCGCCGCGTCTACTGGGAGGCGGCCGTGCGGACGGCCGCCCGGGCGCCGATCCTCGGCGTCGGACTGGACAACTACGAAGACTGCTTCACGCAGCTCAAGTCCGACGTGCAGCAGGAAAGCACCAAGGTTCACAACGACTATCTCCAGCTCCTGGCGGAAACCGGCGCGGCGGGCCTGCTGTCGTTCCTGGCCCTCGTGGGATTCGTCCTGTCGCGCGCGCTCCGGCGCGAGGCGATCCCGGCGCCCGACCCTCCGGAGACGGGAACATGGATCTGGCCGGCGGCGGGAGCGGCCGGTTTTCTCCTGGCGTGGCTTTCCGGAGGGCCTCTTCCGCCCGAGGCGGCGCTTCTTTTGGCGGCCGCCTGGCCTTGGGCCTGGCGGCTGGCGGCTCCGTCGCGCCGGGCATGGTCCGCCGGCGACGCCGCCTGGACGCGCCTCGGGGCGGCGGCGGGCCTTCTGGCGTTCCTGCTTCACATGACGGTCGAGTTCGATCTCTATGAATGGGGCACGGCGGCGGCGTTCTTCCTGGCGCTCGGACTCAATCTTCTCCTGGCCGGCCGGGCGGCGCCCCTGAATCTTCCCCGCGGGGCGGCCGCCGCGGCGGCCGTCCTGACGCTGCTGGTCGCCCTCCCGCTTCTGGTCGCCGCGGCTCCCCGGGCGCTGGCGGCCGATCGGGAACTCGAAGCGGCGCGCCGGGCGCTTCTGCGGGGCGATGCGCCGGAGGCGGTGCGGCACGCTCAGGCGGCCGAGCGGCACAATCCGGCGGCATCGGAAGCGTACGCGCTCCACGCGGAAGGCCGCTTCGCCCTCTGGAAAACGCTCCGGGAGCATCCTTCTTCCCGCACGGACCCGGCCCTGGTCCAGGAACTGTCGGAGCATGAGGAGATCGCGCTCGAGGCTCTGACGAGCGCGCTTCGGCTGCGTCCCCGGTCGTCGCCCCTCCACGACAGGAAGGCTTCCCTGCACCGCGCGTTCGGAGCGTTCGCGGAGGGACGGTCCGGAGCGCTCGCGCGCGCCCGGGCCGCGGAGCACGCGCGCCTCGCGCGGGAGCACGCCCGCCGGGCCGTGGAGCTCTACCCTACCGCCGCGCGGCCCCGATACGCGCTGGCCCGTCTCCTGGACGAACAGGGGTTTGCCGAAGAAGCGCGGCGCGAATATGCGGAAGCGCTCCGCCTGAGCGAGCGGGCGGCTGCGGAACCCTTCCCGCAGGAACACCTCAGACTGTCGCCCGACCAGGAAGCCGAGTGCCGCCGGAAGGCCCGGGCGCCGTAA